Genomic segment of Panicum virgatum strain AP13 chromosome 9N, P.virgatum_v5, whole genome shotgun sequence:
TCGAGGACACCATTGCAAACGATGGTAGTAACGTTTCTGTCTAGTTAATAAAGCTCTCGTTTACGCGAAAAATGAAAAATCTAAAACTCACTATAAAACAAAAATAGGAAAAACAGTGGAATCTTAGGAATATGTTCTCGTTTTAAGGAGAAAACTCTGCTTTCAATAAAAGCAATCAAAAGGTACAGTACACCCTCACACACGCACAGTCTGCTAGGGATACCAGCTTACAATTACAAGGCGGAGCTAGCAAAAGAGGATAAGCCTATCATTACCAGCTAAGGATTATGTTCTCATTTCATTATCAGATCTGATTACCTTGACAATCACATCTAACCTTTGCTCGATCCGGCACACCATATAGAAACCACTACGTCGCACGTAAGCTAAACCTGAACAACCACAGATTTGCAAAGAATCCCAAAGATCACCAGGCAGCAGCATCTCTTTGTGGGGGAAGGATGCATATATGCTCCAAACAAAAGAAGCAAATCTAACAAACCTTTCTAGTTCTCTGAAAAGGACACGAAAAGGAGAAGGTACTAAAAGGCTGGTCTCCACTCTGGTCCCACAAGAACCGGTTACAACTAGGCAGCTCCTCCCATTCCCATCCAAGTAGATGGAACAGCAGCTGTATTCACATCTAAACAAATTAAGGAAACGTTAACTTAGCTAGGTTCTAGCAGAAATTACGCCTAAACGTACCAGCACATGTTTGAAACGCAAAATGTTGAGCTGGAAAGCCACTCTAGCTACGCCATCTGACAGGCGAAGagggaaaaaaaatataaagacCTAAGCATATGATTTTATATCTGCCTAAAACTCCCTCGGGTCGATGAATATGGAGTGCCCGGCCGGCGCCTTGGTCCAGTCGCCGAGCGGCCCGTCGCTGTAGCCGTCCGCGAGCCGCTTGATGCACCAGAGGTCCTCGGCGCCAAGCCGCGCCCAGTGCGGCACCCCGGCGCGGACGGGCTCGCAGGCGCTGACCTCGGTGGCCACgacgccgcagccgccgtcgcGGGCCATGTTGTGCGCGTGGCGGCACAGCGCGCGGGCGAGCcggggggcgccggcgccggcgccaccgaGGCCGTAGAGGAAGTAGAGCCCGAACGGCGCGAACAGGTTGGGGATGGAGGGGATCCCGAGCCACGGCGCCGCGCGGTCCACCAGCcgcgtcgcgcccgccgcggcgcgcatCAGGCGCGGCGCCCCGCGCACCTCGAGGCGGAAGGCGTCCATGCAGTTCCACACGCTCAGCACGgcccacgacggcggcggcgcggccaggaaCGCCTCGACGCCCTCCCACCGCGCCCCCGCCGGCACGGCCAGGAACGTGCCGAGCGACAGGTCGTTGGACAGCACGGCGTCGATGTCGGCGGGGAAGAACTCGACGCCGGCGAGGTGCCACCGGTAGAGCAGCTCGGCCTCCCGCGGCTGGAGGCACACGATGGCCGCCCTCCGCGAGGGCCGGAGTGCGTGGCCGAACACCGGGTGCACGAGCACGGACGGCGTGCGGAACTTGGCGTAGCCGCAGCGGCCGGTGAAGAGCCGCACCGACGCCTCGTTGTCCTGCTCCGTCGCCATGTACGCGTACTCCGCCCCCGTTTGCCGGAACCACTCCTCCATCCGGTCCACCAGCTTCTTCCCGACTCCCTTCCTCCTGCGATGCAGGAGCCACTCGAGTCACATTCTTGCTTTGATGATAACGACATTGGGAGTGCTATACTTGCACGTACTAGTTCCTTCCTACGTGGACGTACCTGTGTCTCGGGGAGACGCGGAGGCCGAGGACGTAGCCGACCTTGGTGTAGATGGGGTCCTTGGAGTGGGTGGTGCCGGAGACGACGGTCTTGACGCAGccgcggacgaggccggcgATCTCCGTGCTGTTGGGGCCGGTTGCTGTCTCCGCGACCTTTCCATATCGGCGCGGTTCAAACATGCGTTTCAGGCAGTCCATTAATCAGTTGGGTTTCTCCATCCGGGACCcacgccgggccgggccgggccgagaGGAAACGAAACGAAACGTCGAAACGAGAGGAGGCGAGAGGGCGGGGGGCATGGGGGGACGGGGCGGAGGACAGGTGGTAGGCTGCCTTAGCTAGCTAGGTCGAGCGAGCCCGCGCGGCGGTTCGCCGCCTGCATATGGCCGGGCCAGCTacctcgcctcgccgcggccaccACGTAAGCAGCATGAGGATTGAGGAAGACCGAGCACACACGCCACGTAATACGTACGTACCAGCATGAGGAAGGCCGGCGAGTGGCGAATGCGGCAGAGCGGGTCGCcgaggaggtcggtgaagaggcacatcttgccgccgccgccggacccgaCCTCGCACGCGCGCTccaccgcctccacgccgcggcGGTCGCGGGCGCCGTCGTACtcccgcaccaccaccactgtcgccgccgccgcctcgaccatCTCCCTGCCCGGCCGGCCTCCGCAGGGGCGACGAAGACGCCGGCTAAGGGAGGAGCTGGGTGTGTTTGGTGCTTGATATAGTAGTTGCGTTGCGAGAAGAGGCGAGCGAGGCGAGGAGGCCGCGAGTATGAATCACGTGAGGGCGCGGGCGGGAAGGCGAGGGCGTTCTTTTTGCGTGCCTGGCTCCTCCACAATTACTCCTCCCCGCACACGCACGGAGGAAGGAGTAGCAGCGCGGCTATCCGCCGCCCACTCAGGCAGCGATATCCCCGGTGCAATAACTGGCGGCGCCTCGCCTAGCCGCGCGGCCGGGGCTCGATCGCGGGCGCAGCGGGACAGGAGGCGGCTGGCTAGCAGCAGCTCAGCTAGAGCTTAGCAGCAGCGCCGCTATCGGAGGAGGAAAGCGGGCGTTCGAGCTGCGCGCTTTGCAGAGAAGGGAAGAAAACCGGTGGCGGTGGGATCGGAGGGAGAACTGGGCGCCACAGCCTGCCTATAGGAATGAGGGTGCTGCGAGCGGGTGGATGTGGTGAGTAACTGGCGAGTGGTCAGTGGTGTAGGAGTCCAACAGGCAAACAGGGGAAggcggctggctggctggccacTGCTAGGTGAGGGCGGGTTGCGGCTGCTATTTATACACCGGTTTTTGTACCCTGGACATCGGGGTGGACCCCCACCAGGTGAAAAGGGCTTTGTGTGGGGCCATGCATCCCCCGCTGTGGCGCTGTGTTCCATTTTCACTTTGTTTTAAATAAAGGTAGCTTAATCTTCTCCTCGTCTTGTGAAGTTGTGATGTTTCGAGGGAACCCACTTAGGTGCGACCTAGCTTGGCGGAGGCGATCATGCTTCTTGGCGGAGGCGATCATGCTTCttggcggcggcagaggagccCTAGCTTGACAACCTTAGCATATAGCAGAGCCTTAACGTTGATCTTCAAGGCTAAGAAATACGAGAAAAATAAAACTGAAATTATCATCTACATGTTGCAAATTACATACCCACCACACAACTTATACTACCGGTACAAGTTATCTCTATTACCCACATAAATAAAGCCTAACATTTTTCCAGTAATCTCTGTTGTCGCAGCTTGTGCATTATATAATCATCGAGAGTTAATAGTTGACTCAGACAAGAAGTTCTCGACTCTAAGtattccctccgttccaaactataattcgtttgacttttttcagCTTAAGTTTGATCACTCCTCTTATTCAGAAAACTTTTGCAAAtgacatagtcaaatttaagtcatttttgaagaacttttattaataaagcaaggcacaacaaaagaagtggtATTTTaatttgcacaatttttttaataaacgagtggtcaaattaAACTTAGAGTAAAAAAAGTTAAATGAATTATAGTTTGGAATGGAGGGTGTATGCTAAAAAGCATAGTGGTGTTGAAATGAAAGACGAACTCATTATATGTATGGATCTATAATTGTGGATAATAACTAAGACGATAATAGCTAAGACGGATGCATAAAAAAAGAATGCTAACACCCATATGACCATCGAGACACCGACATCAATGTGGACAATAGTCGGTATGGGAGGGAGGATATACCAGCGTTGCACGTCCATAGCTCGAAGTCACCGTGTCAGCTAGGCAATAGTAAGATGTAATATATAGGCTTTGTTAGAATTACGAGGCCTGGCAATGATAAGGAACACCGTGCAACCATAATAATTTGAGAAGCTGGACTCATGAACGGACAACACAAAAGAAGGAGAGTTGTTTGTGTCATGCTTGGGGTTAAGGTGTTAACCAAGCAACATGTAGCTCAAAGACCATTGATGGTGGAAGGAACAACTACTTCTAGCTAGTGGATCGTTGCATAAAACGGTATGAGTGAGGAGGATACTGGGAAAGTTATTACATGAAGGTAAAACATGCGGTAGCTAAGTAAATTGGCCTGGGCTAGTCTTGGTTCCTAGCTAATTTCAAACTAAGGGTCTATTTGACAGACCTCCCAAAGCAGCTCCATTTCTCGCACATTTATTTCCCGCACATGATCACTTACACCTTAAAATTTAACCTAAAGAATCATAGAGAATTACTTCTAGTCGCAGGATTATTTATTTTAAGAGAATCACTTCCGAAAAGTTAGAAGTAGGAGGAGCTCTGCCAAACATGTCAGTACTAGATTTTGGGTGTTGCATTGTAAACTTGGCTTTTTTTCTCTCGTATTCAGCGTGACGCCAACCGTGGCATACATTATGCATGACTAGGGTGTGGCTCTAGGTTCTTGGATGAATACATAATAATGTCGTGACTGTTGATCGAGCGATGAAGAACAGTATTTAGTTTTGTCTAGCACGTCAACCAAATTTAAGGATCATAGATCAATTACCTCCTTGGCTTATTTTGTTTGTTTCATCGCAGGGAATTCGTATCTGTTCCAATGGGTTTAGTTTTTACTGTTCCCCATGTAAGAATTTTGCCGAGAAGAAATCCATATCTATTGTACGTCTGTACCCTACCTAATAACCCAGAAGCAAATGATTAAGGCCATCCCAACTCACTCATATACGTTCTTGTGTGTTATCGCAGATGTTGTGATCTCCACGTAGGGATGCAAGTTAGATAATTTTTGGGTTATTGGGTCGACTCAAAAGGTTGATAAAATGAATTAGAATGGTATTATACATAAATAATTTAGAAGGAGAAATGAACTAGAGTAGCATGCCATCGTCATTAATTAGCTGACTCAAAAACACCattgggtacccacttgcatccttaTCTCCACGACACCATGAAAAGCATCGAGAGTGAACTGGAATTTCCTTGTCGTTCATGCGGAAAAATCGTTGCTTATCTGGACGTGCACTTTCACTCTCAGCAGAGATGCGAGAAGGGGATAACAGAGAGGATATTTCGACAACCAAACAAGGAGTTCAGGCAAAAAGAACTTCGGCATGACATAGAACCGTGTCCTTTTCAGCAAGTTTGTGTTATACGGCGATACAACTCTCTGCACGCCGGTGTTGAGCTCTGAGTTATCTACTGAAGCAGGCAGCGTGAGATCGACGACCATACGGCACCGGCTCTGAATTATGCAAAGGTGCAGGTGGGTTTCAGTCTGAGGAATGTGCGCTCGACGACGTTAACGTCGAGCATGCGAATAACTGTATAAAGTCGTTGAACGTAAAGCCTAGAGCCGTTTCATGAAACTGTCAAGCATGAAGCGTGTACGAGTAGGAGGTTTTATTTCACCGCTCCGAATGGGGGCCGCGACCTCGGTGCCGATCACCAAGCTCTGGCTGGGATCGGAGGAGGAGCGTTAACATCGGCGGCATTGCAGAGCAAGTCCAAGTGCGCGCCTGGAACCCAAAAGGCCGTAGCCCGTCCTTGTCGTCGACCGGAGTCCGGAGGGGAACGGACGAAGAGACTCGACAGGGCAGCGAGAActgagagcttgtggcgtcaGACCGCGTGGCGCATTACCCGTAGCCAGTTTCAGGAGATAGAGGGCCGGAGCAGCATGATGGCGCCGTCATTCTCTgcagcgccgtcgccgctcaATTCAATGCACGAAATGATGCAGCGATGATTACGGTTAATTACTAGTAATAACCACTCACTTCTAGTAGTC
This window contains:
- the LOC120690001 gene encoding probable N-acetyltransferase HLS1-like, yielding MVEAAAATVVVVREYDGARDRRGVEAVERACEVGSGGGGKMCLFTDLLGDPLCRIRHSPAFLMLVAETATGPNSTEIAGLVRGCVKTVVSGTTHSKDPIYTKVGYVLGLRVSPRHRRKGVGKKLVDRMEEWFRQTGAEYAYMATEQDNEASVRLFTGRCGYAKFRTPSVLVHPVFGHALRPSRRAAIVCLQPREAELLYRWHLAGVEFFPADIDAVLSNDLSLGTFLAVPAGARWEGVEAFLAAPPPSWAVLSVWNCMDAFRLEVRGAPRLMRAAAGATRLVDRAAPWLGIPSIPNLFAPFGLYFLYGLGGAGAGAPRLARALCRHAHNMARDGGCGVVATEVSACEPVRAGVPHWARLGAEDLWCIKRLADGYSDGPLGDWTKAPAGHSIFIDPREF